The following are encoded together in the Parabacteroides chongii genome:
- a CDS encoding alpha/beta hydrolase family protein, whose product MKFIKNIMLLAFLAFSTSLMAQETTFVPSEHGFIKSDREDGRFISSRRIVHAMLKNTHPKYTFNPDMNLSEFKIWQTGLREAMKDIMCHPDIKGQPAPKLLKSEPREGYVLEKWEFYPLPECVSTFLVLIPENVKKTSPAVMCIPGSGGTKERLTGEPPLEPKFEEDYHNDKAAMALRYVEMGIIAVVVDNAAAGEASDLEKYTVGTSFHYDGTARYLLELGWSYLGYTSFLDMQVIDWMKQDKRIDKDRLIVSGFSLGTEPLMVLASLDPSIYAFVYNDFLCNTLERAVVMTEPDKNGIRPFPNTIRHLIPRFWNNFNFPDIVSAIAPRPLILTEGGLDRDLNLVRKAYEITGHPENLEIHHYPKFSDPKSRIDLKTLPEGINRDQYYDLVNVDRTSHYFKAITVIPWLTKLLQRDSK is encoded by the coding sequence ATGAAATTTATTAAAAACATAATGCTTTTGGCTTTCCTGGCTTTTTCTACCTCTTTAATGGCACAGGAAACAACGTTTGTCCCTTCTGAACATGGTTTTATTAAGTCTGATAGGGAAGACGGACGCTTTATCAGTTCGAGAAGAATCGTACATGCCATGCTTAAAAATACGCATCCTAAATATACATTCAATCCGGATATGAACTTGTCTGAGTTCAAAATTTGGCAAACAGGTTTGAGAGAAGCGATGAAAGATATCATGTGTCATCCTGATATCAAAGGACAGCCTGCTCCTAAATTACTGAAAAGTGAACCACGCGAAGGATATGTTCTTGAGAAATGGGAATTCTATCCTTTACCGGAGTGTGTATCTACATTTTTGGTATTGATACCCGAAAATGTAAAAAAAACGTCTCCGGCAGTAATGTGTATTCCGGGGTCAGGAGGAACAAAAGAACGTCTGACGGGCGAACCGCCATTGGAACCCAAATTTGAGGAAGATTATCATAATGATAAAGCGGCAATGGCACTCCGTTATGTAGAGATGGGGATAATTGCAGTTGTTGTAGATAATGCTGCAGCCGGCGAAGCTTCCGATCTGGAGAAATATACGGTAGGTACCAGTTTCCATTATGATGGAACTGCCCGTTATCTGTTGGAACTGGGTTGGAGTTATCTGGGTTATACCTCTTTCCTGGATATGCAGGTTATCGACTGGATGAAACAGGATAAACGTATCGATAAAGACCGTTTAATCGTTAGCGGTTTTTCTTTAGGCACGGAGCCTTTAATGGTGTTGGCTTCACTGGACCCTTCCATCTATGCATTTGTTTATAATGATTTTCTGTGTAATACGTTGGAACGTGCTGTCGTGATGACAGAACCTGACAAGAATGGCATTCGTCCCTTTCCGAATACAATCCGCCATTTGATCCCCAGATTCTGGAATAATTTTAATTTTCCGGACATTGTGTCGGCTATTGCTCCGCGTCCTTTGATATTGACCGAAGGCGGACTCGATCGTGACTTGAATCTGGTTCGCAAGGCTTATGAAATAACCGGACATCCGGAGAACTTGGAAATACATCATTATCCTAAATTCTCTGATCCGAAATCACGTATTGATTTGAAGACATTGCCTGAAGGTATTAACCGCGATCAGTATTATGATCTGGTCAATGTGGACCGTACCAGCCATTATTTTAAAGCTATAACTGTGATCCCCTGGCTGACGAAACTGTTGCAACGCGATTCTAAATAG
- a CDS encoding sialidase family protein produces the protein MKRNLLCMIFMLVVTIVKGTATDVTVLFYDAELPVLVNKQENIVCEILINSKFGGEIVNEVFLTQEGILPRDGIGCSLFFSGTSSVLTSRTPSQAIHEGVRNTGGSQSFYCHPAYSIRKSALDGIPDRIFFPVNTRLVKGDNYFWISFKLNPSASLDTRFAVALEAVKINGENIRVRNVKERNIIHRTGYALRQLDDDNVDSYRIPGLVTTNKGTLIAVYDARHQTNIDLQEDIDIGMSRSTDGGKSWEPMKIIMDMGEYNGLPQSQNGIGDPAVLVDERTNTIWASAVWVHGLANARAWRSVRSGMKPEDGTGQIMLANSTDDGLTWSDPINITSMVKTRDMTMLLQGPGRGITMRDGTLVFPVQYKSVENDLRGEISVIYSKDHGLTWHRANPVPTDGGISEPQIAEIDSGILMINARSSAPYRFIATTSDLGESWRIHESSDKILVEPGCMGSLLHIRKEDNVLKKDILLFSNPDFKASRPAMSSRRNITVKASLDGGETWPTEYQINLDEEQGWGYSCLTRIDSETIGILYEGSTAQMVFQRIKLDDLMKK, from the coding sequence ATGAAAAGGAATTTGTTATGTATGATTTTTATGCTGGTCGTCACGATAGTGAAAGGAACTGCAACGGATGTAACAGTTCTGTTTTATGATGCGGAATTACCTGTTTTGGTGAACAAACAGGAAAATATTGTTTGTGAAATACTTATTAACAGCAAATTCGGAGGTGAAATAGTAAATGAAGTCTTTTTAACCCAGGAAGGTATTCTTCCTAGGGATGGAATAGGGTGCTCTTTGTTTTTTAGCGGGACTTCCTCTGTCTTGACTTCCCGTACTCCTTCTCAGGCTATACATGAGGGGGTGAGAAATACCGGAGGTAGTCAATCTTTTTATTGTCATCCGGCATATTCCATTAGAAAAAGTGCTTTGGACGGGATTCCTGACAGAATCTTTTTCCCGGTAAATACCCGTTTGGTTAAAGGAGATAATTATTTCTGGATCAGTTTTAAATTGAATCCTTCTGCTTCATTGGATACCCGCTTTGCAGTTGCATTAGAGGCTGTGAAAATAAACGGAGAGAATATTCGGGTACGGAATGTGAAAGAGAGAAATATTATTCATCGTACCGGATATGCTTTACGGCAATTGGATGATGATAACGTGGATTCATACCGTATTCCGGGTTTGGTTACGACGAATAAAGGAACATTGATCGCTGTATATGATGCCCGTCACCAGACAAATATAGATCTACAGGAAGATATCGATATAGGAATGAGTCGTAGTACTGACGGAGGAAAAAGCTGGGAACCGATGAAGATCATTATGGATATGGGAGAATACAACGGATTGCCCCAGAGTCAGAATGGCATAGGAGATCCGGCTGTGTTGGTGGACGAGCGGACGAACACAATTTGGGCTTCTGCTGTTTGGGTACACGGTTTGGCTAATGCCCGTGCCTGGAGAAGTGTCCGGTCGGGAATGAAACCAGAAGACGGTACTGGTCAGATCATGCTAGCTAACAGTACAGATGATGGTTTGACATGGTCTGATCCAATAAATATTACTTCTATGGTAAAAACAAGAGATATGACAATGCTTCTTCAAGGACCAGGCAGAGGTATAACGATGCGGGACGGGACTCTTGTTTTTCCGGTTCAGTATAAGAGTGTCGAAAATGATCTTAGAGGTGAAATTTCAGTCATATATAGCAAAGATCATGGTCTTACCTGGCATCGTGCAAATCCGGTACCGACGGATGGTGGCATTTCCGAACCACAGATTGCAGAAATTGATTCCGGTATTTTAATGATCAATGCACGCTCTTCTGCTCCTTATCGTTTTATCGCTACTACTTCTGATTTGGGAGAAAGCTGGAGAATACATGAATCATCAGATAAGATACTGGTAGAACCCGGTTGTATGGGAAGTTTGTTGCATATAAGAAAAGAAGATAATGTTTTAAAAAAAGATATATTGCTTTTTTCTAATCCGGACTTTAAAGCCTCCCGACCGGCAATGTCTTCACGAAGAAATATTACGGTCAAGGCGAGTCTGGACGGAGGGGAGACCTGGCCGACTGAATATCAAATAAATCTGGATGAAGAGCAAGGGTGGGGATATTCTTGTCTGACCCGGATTGACAGCGAAACGATAGGTATTCTTTATGAAGGGAGTACAGCTCAGATGGTCTTTCAAAGGATAAAATTGGATGATTTGATGAAGAAATAA
- a CDS encoding TlpA disulfide reductase family protein: MIKHLLLIFGVALFLSSCGKDVSYRIEGKLSNLEDETLYAVFENDNYKVVDTITCEKPGQFSLKRNEGDFNTVTIFFDNKKSWTTAYLIKGEKITISGDALYPSLLQVKGGRINDQLNSYKKSISPLLKEQADLFKILTNKGSYTNTTEETDIPSRLTNVNHTLSERAMEYIQAHPDEEASAVLLQYYFMNPDDTRKLDELLAVLSPKLNNFYLIRKLQEYSAKAQRTLLGAEAPGFHVKNVYGQTVSLDSFPQRYLLLAFTAPWCDMCQTEDLFLDKVAMKYPKEKVDMLLISLDDDPKEVRKLLAKDSIDWNLVTDSAGQATMLVDLYNVNALPRCFLIDEEGKIVMKTDNGVEIEQTLEKLIE; encoded by the coding sequence ATGATAAAGCATTTATTATTGATTTTCGGAGTCGCATTGTTTTTGTCGTCATGCGGCAAGGACGTCTCTTACCGAATAGAAGGCAAATTGTCTAATTTGGAAGATGAGACGTTGTATGCTGTTTTTGAAAATGACAATTACAAGGTCGTCGATACCATCACGTGTGAAAAACCCGGACAATTCTCTTTGAAACGCAATGAAGGTGATTTCAATACGGTCACAATCTTCTTCGATAACAAGAAAAGCTGGACTACGGCTTACCTGATCAAAGGTGAAAAAATAACCATTAGCGGTGATGCTCTTTATCCGTCTCTGTTGCAGGTAAAAGGCGGACGGATCAACGATCAGTTGAACTCCTACAAGAAGAGTATCAGTCCCTTGCTGAAGGAACAAGCGGATCTGTTCAAGATTTTGACGAATAAGGGAAGCTATACGAATACAACGGAGGAAACCGATATCCCGTCTCGTCTGACCAATGTGAATCATACGTTGTCGGAACGGGCCATGGAATACATACAGGCGCATCCCGATGAGGAGGCTTCGGCTGTTTTACTGCAATATTACTTCATGAATCCGGATGACACCCGAAAGCTGGATGAGTTACTGGCGGTGCTGAGTCCGAAGTTGAACAATTTCTATCTGATACGTAAACTGCAGGAATATAGTGCCAAGGCACAGCGTACCTTGTTGGGTGCGGAAGCCCCCGGCTTTCATGTAAAGAACGTATACGGACAAACTGTGAGTCTGGACTCATTCCCGCAACGTTATTTGCTGCTTGCTTTTACGGCTCCCTGGTGCGATATGTGCCAGACGGAAGACCTGTTTTTGGATAAAGTCGCAATGAAATATCCGAAAGAGAAAGTGGATATGCTGCTGATCAGCCTGGACGACGACCCGAAGGAAGTCCGCAAGCTGCTGGCTAAAGACAGTATCGACTGGAACCTGGTGACCGACTCTGCCGGACAGGCAACGATGTTGGTCGACCTCTATAATGTAAACGCACTTCCCCGCTGTTTCCTGATCGATGAAGAAGGAAAGATCGTCATGAAGACGGACAACGGTGTGGAAATAGAACAAACACTTGAAAAACTGATAGAGTGA
- a CDS encoding SusC/RagA family TonB-linked outer membrane protein: MKRICLFFLLLLCTVGAMGQKRSITGVVVDMTGEPIIGASIVEIGTTNGTVTDIDGKFSLSVPTNGKIQISYVGYKPETLTIKNQTVLQIKMAEDSEMLGEVVVTGYGGTQLRSKLTNSISKVKEEHLAVGLFSNPAQALSGSVAGLKVTQSTGNPAASPVIVLRGGTNLDGTGSPLILVDGQQRDDLSDINPADIESMEVLKDAGATALYGARANNGVILVSTKRGKAGHTSINVKAQVGLNYMRNPYDFMDGGDYLYWMRKSYQNAGQVFKSASGNWVGWNDMSTLKGNQPYGTGNIYWADAAKTIPADGNMNSSAVWSTMKYTDDLAFLLNQGWKTMTDPVYGDKLIYRDWDMAENNLNHPAISQDYNINISGGNDKGNYYASVGYNRTEGIPLDNFYQRVNATLNADYKIREWLTSSTNFSFSDSKWNGLPNGLERKEDLTEYDETEHNFFVRMLSAPPTLRGYNANGELLLGRDYKDGNQAVNSSKFGRDYTANKFNFGESLNFQILKDLSLKVGAIWMYDEKLKEKYNQDFLQSPGNINKTRSASGYFNRVFKQTYNAVANYSLNIKQEHSLNALVGFEYYNEAKKGFSAEGAGAPTDGLTDLGLTASGANQRTIDSWHERKAIMSYFGRVNYDYQGKYLLSATLRHDGYSVLLGDNRWGTFPGVSVGWIFGKEKFMENLQNVVSFAKLRASYGLNGNVSKIGAYELQGDYSTVSYGGLSGFEIGKLPNPSLRWEKSHTFEAGLDFGFLENKINANFTFYNRRTQDKYANIPLPGSSGFDSFKTNNGEIQNRGLEIELAFKVINTNDFKWNIGVNAAYNKNKILKLPDNGLERNRQNAFQVYDPKTKELIWVGGYQEGQEPGALYAFKYEGVYKSYDEIPGNLKDIAYKSSGLTLYGPDAWAALPESEKVGSNGKPLALPIQPGDAKFKDVNGDGVIDDYDMVKVGNTVPHWTGGINTDLTWKDFSLYVRMDYALDYKLHDFSSSWIMGNLQGTFNTLEKTKDSWTPENPNAKYPTYVWADQLGKGNYQRRSTMFTHEGSYLAFREIAFTYTMPKKLISKWNIERLAFTVTGQNLGYLTAAKDLFSPEPTEILNEDDLHLGGYPLPRSVIFGINLTF, translated from the coding sequence ATGAAAAGAATCTGTTTGTTTTTTTTGCTTTTGCTGTGTACAGTGGGAGCAATGGGCCAAAAAAGGTCAATCACGGGTGTAGTTGTCGATATGACAGGCGAACCGATTATTGGTGCTAGTATAGTAGAAATAGGGACAACAAATGGCACTGTTACCGACATTGATGGGAAGTTTTCTCTTTCCGTACCTACGAATGGAAAGATTCAGATCTCCTATGTTGGGTATAAACCAGAGACACTGACTATTAAAAATCAGACTGTTTTACAGATTAAAATGGCAGAAGATTCTGAAATGCTGGGAGAAGTGGTTGTCACAGGTTATGGTGGAACCCAACTTCGTTCTAAATTAACGAATTCGATTTCAAAAGTGAAAGAAGAGCATTTGGCTGTTGGTCTTTTTTCTAATCCTGCACAGGCTCTTTCCGGATCTGTTGCCGGTCTGAAAGTGACCCAGTCTACCGGTAATCCGGCTGCATCTCCTGTTATCGTACTTCGTGGTGGCACTAATTTGGACGGAACAGGTTCACCTTTGATTCTTGTTGACGGACAGCAACGAGATGATCTGAGCGATATCAACCCGGCGGATATTGAATCGATGGAAGTGTTGAAAGATGCCGGCGCAACAGCACTGTATGGAGCTCGGGCTAATAATGGAGTAATTCTTGTTTCGACAAAACGTGGAAAAGCCGGGCATACCTCTATTAATGTAAAGGCGCAGGTTGGATTGAATTATATGAGAAATCCTTATGACTTTATGGACGGAGGCGACTATTTATATTGGATGAGAAAATCATATCAGAATGCAGGTCAGGTTTTTAAATCTGCATCCGGAAATTGGGTGGGATGGAATGATATGAGTACGCTAAAGGGAAATCAGCCTTACGGTACCGGAAATATTTATTGGGCTGATGCTGCTAAGACTATTCCTGCTGATGGAAATATGAATTCAAGTGCAGTATGGAGTACAATGAAATATACAGATGACCTGGCCTTTCTTTTGAACCAGGGATGGAAGACTATGACCGATCCTGTATATGGGGACAAATTAATTTATAGAGATTGGGATATGGCTGAGAACAATTTGAATCATCCGGCTATTTCACAGGATTATAATATCAATATTTCCGGAGGAAATGATAAAGGAAATTATTATGCAAGTGTCGGCTATAATCGTACGGAAGGTATTCCATTGGATAACTTCTATCAACGTGTAAATGCAACCTTAAATGCCGATTATAAAATTCGTGAGTGGTTAACCTCTTCAACGAACTTTTCTTTCTCCGATTCTAAATGGAATGGTCTTCCCAATGGATTGGAAAGAAAGGAAGATTTGACGGAGTATGATGAGACTGAACATAATTTCTTTGTTCGTATGTTGAGTGCACCTCCTACATTGCGTGGATATAATGCAAATGGCGAATTACTTCTCGGACGTGACTATAAGGATGGTAATCAGGCTGTGAACTCCAGCAAATTCGGTCGTGATTATACTGCTAACAAATTCAATTTCGGTGAAAGTTTGAATTTTCAAATATTGAAAGACCTTTCTTTGAAAGTTGGGGCTATATGGATGTATGATGAAAAGCTGAAAGAAAAATATAACCAGGACTTTTTACAATCTCCGGGTAATATCAATAAGACTAGAAGTGCTTCCGGCTATTTTAACCGTGTATTTAAACAGACTTATAATGCGGTTGCTAATTATAGCTTGAATATAAAACAGGAACATAGCCTCAATGCTTTGGTTGGATTCGAATATTACAATGAAGCCAAAAAAGGATTCAGTGCAGAAGGCGCAGGTGCTCCTACCGATGGTTTGACGGACCTGGGATTGACTGCTTCCGGAGCTAATCAGCGGACAATTGATTCCTGGCATGAAAGAAAAGCCATAATGTCTTATTTCGGACGTGTTAATTATGACTACCAAGGCAAGTATCTTTTGTCTGCAACTTTACGTCATGACGGATATTCTGTTTTGTTAGGTGATAACCGTTGGGGTACTTTTCCCGGTGTTTCTGTAGGTTGGATTTTCGGTAAGGAAAAATTTATGGAAAATCTTCAGAATGTTGTATCATTTGCTAAATTACGCGCCAGCTATGGTCTGAATGGTAATGTTTCAAAGATTGGAGCTTATGAGTTACAAGGCGATTACTCGACAGTTTCATACGGAGGTCTGTCAGGCTTCGAGATCGGTAAGTTACCTAATCCTTCATTAAGATGGGAAAAATCTCATACTTTTGAAGCTGGACTTGATTTTGGATTCCTGGAGAATAAGATCAATGCAAACTTTACATTCTATAATCGTCGTACGCAGGATAAATATGCTAATATTCCGCTCCCGGGTTCATCCGGTTTTGACTCTTTTAAGACAAATAACGGTGAAATACAAAACCGCGGACTTGAAATTGAGCTGGCATTCAAAGTAATAAATACGAATGACTTTAAATGGAATATTGGTGTTAATGCTGCATATAATAAAAATAAGATCCTTAAATTACCGGATAATGGTCTGGAACGAAACAGACAAAATGCCTTTCAGGTGTATGATCCTAAAACAAAAGAACTTATTTGGGTAGGCGGATATCAGGAAGGGCAAGAGCCCGGTGCTTTGTATGCATTTAAATATGAAGGTGTATATAAAAGCTATGATGAAATACCGGGTAATCTGAAAGATATTGCTTATAAAAGTAGTGGCTTGACGCTGTATGGTCCTGATGCCTGGGCAGCACTTCCCGAATCGGAAAAAGTAGGTAGTAATGGGAAACCGTTGGCGTTGCCTATTCAACCGGGAGATGCAAAGTTTAAAGATGTCAATGGTGACGGTGTGATTGATGATTATGATATGGTGAAAGTCGGTAATACTGTCCCTCATTGGACGGGTGGTATTAATACGGACTTAACCTGGAAAGATTTTTCTTTGTATGTTCGTATGGACTATGCGTTGGATTATAAATTGCATGACTTCTCTTCTTCCTGGATAATGGGTAACCTGCAGGGAACATTCAATACCCTGGAAAAGACAAAAGACTCCTGGACACCCGAAAATCCGAATGCGAAATATCCGACTTATGTTTGGGCAGATCAGTTGGGAAAAGGTAATTATCAGCGTCGCTCGACTATGTTCACTCATGAAGGCAGTTACTTGGCATTCCGTGAAATCGCCTTTACGTATACAATGCCTAAAAAGTTGATTTCCAAATGGAATATTGAAAGATTAGCTTTCACTGTAACAGGACAAAATCTGGGTTACCTGACTGCTGCAAAAGATTTATTCTCTCCGGAACCGACGGAGATCTTGAATGAGGACGATCTGCATTTGGGTGGTTATCCATTGCCACGTTCTGTGATATTTGGAATTAATCTTACATTCTAA
- the pckA gene encoding phosphoenolpyruvate carboxykinase (ATP): MANLDLSKYGITGVTEILHNPSYDVLFAEETKPSLEGFEKGQVTELGAVNVMTGVYTGRSPKDKFFVKNEASEDSVWWTSEEYKNDNKPCTEEAWADLKAKAVKELSNKRLFVVDTFCGANEATRMKVRFIMEVAWQAHFVTNMFIRPTAEELANYGEPDFVCFNASKAKVDNYKELGLNSETATVFNLKTKEQVILNTWYGGEMKKGMFSIMNYMNPLRGIASMHCSANTDKEGTSSAIFFGLSGTGKTTLSTDPKRLLIGDDEHGWDNEGVFNYEGGCYAKVINLDKESEPDIYNAIKRDALLENVTVAADGTIDFADKSVTENTRVSYPIYHIENIVKPVSKGPHAKQVIFLSADAFGVLPPVSILNPEQTQYYFLSGFTAKLAGTERGITEPTPTFSACFGAAFLSLHPTKYGEELVKKMEMTGAKAYLVNTGWNGSGKRISIKDTRGIIDAILDGSIDKAPTKVIPYFDFVVPTELPNVDPKILDPRDTYADAAQWDEKAKDLAGRFIKNFAKFTGNEAGKALVAAGPKL; encoded by the coding sequence ATGGCTAATTTAGATTTAAGCAAGTACGGAATCACTGGTGTAACAGAAATCTTACACAATCCGTCTTATGATGTTCTGTTCGCAGAAGAAACAAAACCGTCTTTGGAAGGTTTTGAAAAAGGTCAGGTAACAGAACTGGGTGCTGTAAACGTAATGACTGGTGTTTACACAGGTCGTTCACCTAAGGATAAATTCTTTGTAAAGAATGAAGCCAGCGAAGACTCTGTATGGTGGACTTCTGAAGAATATAAAAACGATAACAAGCCTTGTACTGAAGAAGCATGGGCAGATCTGAAAGCTAAAGCTGTTAAGGAATTGTCTAACAAACGTTTGTTCGTTGTCGATACATTCTGCGGTGCAAACGAAGCAACTCGTATGAAAGTTCGTTTCATCATGGAAGTAGCTTGGCAGGCACATTTCGTAACTAACATGTTCATCCGTCCGACAGCTGAAGAACTGGCTAACTACGGTGAACCTGATTTCGTTTGCTTCAACGCTTCTAAAGCTAAAGTTGACAACTACAAAGAACTGGGTCTGAACTCTGAAACTGCTACAGTTTTCAACCTGAAGACTAAAGAACAGGTTATCCTGAACACTTGGTACGGTGGTGAAATGAAGAAAGGTATGTTCTCTATCATGAACTACATGAACCCGCTTCGTGGTATCGCTTCTATGCACTGCTCTGCTAACACAGATAAAGAAGGAACTAGCTCAGCTATCTTCTTCGGTCTGTCCGGTACAGGTAAGACTACTTTGTCTACTGACCCGAAACGTCTGTTGATCGGTGATGACGAACACGGATGGGATAACGAAGGTGTATTCAACTACGAAGGTGGTTGCTATGCTAAGGTTATCAACCTGGATAAGGAAAGCGAACCGGATATCTACAACGCTATCAAACGCGATGCTCTGTTGGAAAACGTAACAGTTGCTGCTGACGGTACAATCGATTTCGCTGATAAGAGCGTAACAGAAAACACTCGTGTTTCTTATCCGATCTATCATATCGAAAACATCGTTAAGCCGGTATCTAAAGGCCCGCACGCAAAACAGGTTATCTTCCTGTCTGCTGATGCATTCGGTGTATTGCCTCCGGTATCTATCCTGAACCCGGAACAGACTCAGTATTACTTCCTTTCTGGTTTCACAGCTAAATTGGCTGGTACAGAACGTGGTATCACTGAACCGACTCCTACATTCTCTGCTTGTTTCGGTGCTGCTTTCTTGTCATTGCACCCGACTAAATACGGCGAAGAATTGGTTAAGAAAATGGAAATGACCGGTGCTAAGGCTTATCTGGTTAACACTGGATGGAATGGTTCTGGCAAACGTATCTCTATCAAAGATACAAGAGGTATCATCGACGCTATCCTGGATGGTTCTATCGACAAAGCTCCGACTAAGGTTATTCCTTACTTCGACTTCGTTGTTCCGACAGAATTGCCGAACGTTGATCCGAAGATCCTTGATCCTCGCGACACTTACGCTGACGCTGCTCAGTGGGATGAAAAAGCAAAAGACCTGGCTGGTCGTTTCATCAAGAACTTTGCTAAGTTCACTGGAAACGAAGCAGGTAAGGCTTTGGTTGCTGCTGGTCCGAAATTGTAA
- a CDS encoding RagB/SusD family nutrient uptake outer membrane protein, whose translation MKYLKHIFVSCLMTGMLLSCDALDYKPEDYYGSSTFWDNEAQVDGFMVGIHKNLRDINEYIFLFGEARGGTQRTGSGTQGVSYDYSSPIKDNNFTYYNTGVSNWAKFYPKILNINEFIYEVENNCDFLDTAARNYYLGQAYGVRAYLYFHLYRTFGGVPVVKDPDVMNGITNAGDLYQARATAKQTLDFIKEDITKSETAFGDDETVNLNKGMWSKAATMALKGEVYLWSAKVTTDDQSPASGDIATAKNALSGLIGKYRLLDDYADVFAYENKGNDEVIMALRFVDGEKSNWIYNFTYTDADFLNKFYGVNGLLITSDTLVLNNQGKQRHEWKEGFFKSYDDKDMRKREIFLDYYDQEGNYSGTVLRKCLGTINAATNKRVFSDDYVIYRYADVLLMMAEVVNMEGGDVASYLNQVRKRAYGSNYDESVYGYTNGTFEKNELAILYERDKEFVWEGKRWYDIRRMWDANHKPLVFSSEVNYDTQEPVVKENDAYKLLWPIDIETLNKDPELVNNPGYMK comes from the coding sequence ATGAAATACTTAAAACATATTTTTGTTTCATGTCTGATGACGGGAATGTTATTATCCTGTGATGCATTGGATTATAAGCCTGAAGATTATTACGGAAGTTCTACATTCTGGGATAATGAAGCACAGGTGGATGGCTTCATGGTTGGGATTCATAAGAATTTGCGTGATATAAATGAGTATATATTCCTATTTGGGGAAGCACGCGGAGGTACTCAGAGAACGGGTTCGGGTACTCAGGGAGTAAGCTATGATTATAGTTCTCCGATTAAAGACAACAACTTTACATATTATAATACGGGGGTTAGTAACTGGGCTAAGTTTTATCCCAAAATATTGAATATAAACGAGTTTATTTATGAGGTAGAAAACAATTGTGATTTTTTGGATACTGCGGCAAGAAATTATTATTTGGGGCAGGCTTATGGTGTTCGTGCATATCTTTATTTCCATTTGTATCGTACATTCGGTGGCGTTCCTGTAGTGAAAGACCCGGACGTAATGAACGGAATTACTAATGCCGGGGATCTATACCAGGCTCGTGCTACAGCAAAACAAACTCTTGATTTTATTAAAGAGGATATTACCAAATCGGAAACAGCTTTTGGGGATGATGAAACCGTAAATTTAAATAAGGGCATGTGGTCGAAAGCTGCTACTATGGCCTTGAAGGGAGAAGTATATCTATGGTCTGCCAAAGTAACGACTGATGATCAGTCTCCTGCAAGCGGTGATATTGCGACTGCAAAGAATGCTCTTTCCGGTTTGATTGGAAAATATCGGTTACTGGATGATTACGCAGATGTGTTCGCTTATGAGAATAAAGGAAATGATGAGGTTATCATGGCTTTGAGATTTGTGGACGGAGAAAAATCCAATTGGATCTATAATTTTACCTATACCGATGCGGATTTTCTGAATAAATTCTATGGAGTGAATGGACTGTTGATTACTTCTGATACCTTGGTGCTGAATAATCAGGGTAAGCAGCGCCATGAATGGAAAGAAGGATTTTTCAAATCATACGATGATAAGGATATGAGAAAGCGTGAAATCTTCCTCGATTATTATGATCAGGAGGGAAATTATTCCGGAACGGTTTTACGTAAATGCCTGGGTACGATAAATGCTGCGACCAATAAACGTGTGTTCAGTGATGATTATGTAATTTACCGTTATGCAGATGTCTTGTTAATGATGGCCGAAGTAGTCAATATGGAAGGAGGAGACGTCGCTTCTTATCTGAATCAGGTTCGTAAACGCGCTTATGGTAGTAATTATGATGAAAGTGTATATGGATATACAAACGGGACATTCGAGAAAAACGAACTGGCTATTTTGTATGAGCGCGATAAAGAATTTGTATGGGAAGGTAAACGTTGGTATGATATCCGTCGTATGTGGGATGCCAACCATAAACCACTGGTTTTCTCTTCTGAGGTGAATTACGATACGCAGGAACCGGTCGTAAAGGAAAACGATGCGTATAAACTCTTGTGGCCGATCGATATTGAAACATTGAATAAAGATCCGGAACTGGTAAATAATCCGGGTTATATGAAATAA